In the Leptospira sp. WS4.C2 genome, one interval contains:
- a CDS encoding FecR domain-containing protein has translation MIRTIVSILFLLVTTTLAADEVGIISFIQGTNYLSGPRFKKAKEPVKLGSILKKGDTITTEDGTCEIQLATQATIRLAKFSSVQIEDLLNPKSKSTTLKLVGGKLFVKAHKPAPGVPSQNQLSVVNPSFVAGVRGTEFLAAAPDTGGVDEDLSNVETGVYVNEGTVAVSPDKKGKQTLVAENEEVVVSGKELKKQILDEFVKEKMRIFEEFKAIKEENYQRIKEQYEKNDQLMNDYKGRADE, from the coding sequence ATGATTCGAACGATTGTTTCCATTTTGTTTCTTCTTGTAACCACGACCCTAGCTGCTGATGAAGTGGGGATTATTAGTTTCATCCAAGGAACAAATTATCTTTCTGGCCCCCGTTTCAAAAAAGCCAAGGAACCCGTAAAGTTAGGTAGTATCCTGAAAAAGGGAGACACAATCACAACCGAAGATGGAACTTGTGAGATCCAATTGGCAACCCAGGCAACCATCCGCTTAGCCAAATTTTCTTCCGTCCAAATCGAAGACCTTCTCAATCCAAAATCAAAATCCACCACTTTGAAACTTGTGGGTGGAAAGTTATTTGTAAAAGCACACAAACCGGCCCCTGGCGTTCCCAGCCAAAACCAACTCAGTGTAGTCAATCCAAGTTTTGTGGCCGGAGTTCGAGGCACGGAATTCTTAGCTGCGGCACCCGACACAGGTGGAGTCGATGAGGATCTTAGCAATGTAGAAACCGGAGTTTATGTGAACGAAGGAACCGTTGCAGTGAGTCCCGATAAAAAAGGAAAACAAACCCTTGTTGCCGAAAACGAAGAAGTTGTTGTATCGGGGAAAGAATTAAAGAAACAAATTTTGGATGAATTCGTGAAAGAAAAAATGCGAATTTTCGAAGAGTTCAAAGCCATCAAAGAAGAAAATTACCAACGAATCAAAGAACAATACGAAAAGAATGATCAACTGATGAATGATTACAAAGGTAGGGCAGACGAATGA
- a CDS encoding channel protein TolC, with product MWHKIGIICIFWGYLCSPLQAEGKLLWEDCVWIGMERNESLGLEHLRSEIFPILMKDKWKQYLPKLGVHYFGIFSKNQEQIDQEYRDVRLQIQQLLYDGGETEREKQKLEVRRLIHTEEKKLLREKVFKSISISYLLFIKRQLVDSIYQLRSERYQLEHDKRNKESALGLSPLGELGYRKVREVEFQSKKIHSESSKKLALLELQQAMSLDPNVNLSLEGGLTERIRLFDPSEYQTTPDENHPLRKKHRLQIELEELNAETLENDWKPKLVLGGYVGRNGNAGFPLQNEIYGLSLGVQANLGGTSFQSNTQNGIQSEGNGIQRIPGYGPQPVGPGENSFQSGSIGIFDEVGRNKKVFDSKMSLLQAKTEWKQSEITFLNQIKSIEIKLIELYRKYNLYLENAKSSMYEHKFKREERNQGLVSELEYLKSEEEVFITLEILLDHYFQYISTALEIVLLLGENPFDNRYYRLESKRISSDLTKILEDWKENSLTETRKLNEPKIKKQYPFFMEDSYEAR from the coding sequence ATGTGGCATAAGATAGGGATCATTTGTATCTTTTGGGGATATCTTTGTTCTCCCCTCCAAGCGGAAGGCAAATTGTTATGGGAAGACTGTGTTTGGATTGGGATGGAACGAAATGAAAGTTTGGGTTTAGAACATCTTCGTTCGGAAATTTTTCCAATACTAATGAAAGACAAATGGAAACAATATCTCCCCAAATTAGGTGTACATTATTTTGGAATCTTTTCAAAAAACCAGGAACAAATCGACCAGGAATATCGAGATGTCCGTCTGCAGATCCAACAACTTTTGTATGATGGAGGAGAAACGGAAAGGGAAAAACAAAAACTAGAAGTCAGGCGACTCATCCACACAGAGGAGAAAAAACTTCTACGAGAAAAAGTATTCAAATCTATTTCCATATCCTATTTACTCTTCATTAAGCGACAGTTAGTTGATTCTATTTACCAACTCAGATCAGAACGATACCAATTAGAACATGACAAACGAAACAAAGAATCCGCCCTCGGCCTTTCTCCTCTTGGAGAATTGGGTTATCGGAAGGTGCGGGAGGTAGAGTTTCAGTCCAAAAAGATCCATTCCGAATCTTCAAAGAAACTTGCACTGTTAGAATTGCAACAAGCGATGTCTCTGGATCCAAATGTAAATCTATCTCTGGAAGGGGGACTCACGGAACGCATTCGTTTATTTGATCCAAGTGAATACCAAACTACTCCAGATGAAAATCATCCTCTGCGCAAAAAACATCGACTTCAGATAGAATTGGAAGAACTCAATGCAGAAACATTAGAGAATGATTGGAAGCCAAAACTAGTATTAGGTGGATATGTGGGAAGAAACGGAAATGCTGGGTTCCCTTTGCAGAATGAGATTTATGGTTTGAGTCTTGGTGTCCAAGCCAATTTGGGTGGGACTAGTTTTCAATCCAACACACAAAATGGAATTCAATCGGAAGGGAATGGAATTCAGAGAATTCCTGGATATGGCCCGCAACCCGTTGGCCCCGGAGAAAATTCTTTTCAAAGTGGATCAATTGGAATATTTGATGAAGTCGGTCGAAATAAAAAAGTATTCGATTCCAAAATGAGTTTATTACAAGCAAAAACCGAATGGAAACAATCTGAGATAACTTTTTTAAACCAAATCAAATCCATAGAAATCAAACTAATTGAGTTATACAGAAAGTACAATCTGTACTTGGAAAATGCTAAATCTAGTATGTATGAACACAAATTTAAAAGAGAGGAACGAAACCAAGGTTTAGTCTCTGAATTAGAATATTTAAAATCAGAAGAAGAAGTTTTTATTACTTTAGAAATCTTATTAGATCATTATTTCCAATACATTTCAACAGCTTTGGAAATTGTTTTACTCCTTGGAGAAAATCCTTTTGATAATCGTTATTACAGGTTGGAGTCCAAACGGATTTCTAGTGACCTGACAAAAATATTAGAGGATTGGAAGGAAAACTCCCTAACAGAAACCAGAAAATTAAACGAACCAAAAATAAAGAAACAATACCCATTCTTTATGGAGGATTCATATGAAGCTCGTTAG
- a CDS encoding SCO family protein codes for MKRKFVLILLVGLIVGGCGSALEFAELPIGGNIEAKDKSGQSISFQSFKEPVLLVFFGYTYCPDFCPNTLAKIKAAVEPLSEVEKSKFKVVFISIDPVRDSSETTTKYVQFYLPQSVGLSFSAETTNKILKQYAAYVEKTEDGQSFDHSTYIYVLDKNRKTRKLIKSTDSKEVITKSIQALSGNSVESK; via the coding sequence ATGAAAAGAAAATTTGTCTTAATCTTGTTAGTTGGATTGATTGTAGGAGGTTGTGGGTCTGCATTAGAATTTGCGGAACTCCCGATCGGTGGAAATATTGAAGCCAAAGATAAATCAGGGCAGTCTATTTCCTTTCAATCTTTTAAAGAACCCGTCCTTCTGGTTTTTTTTGGTTATACTTATTGTCCTGACTTTTGTCCGAACACTTTGGCAAAAATCAAAGCCGCTGTAGAACCCTTAAGCGAAGTAGAGAAATCAAAATTCAAAGTGGTTTTTATTTCTATTGATCCAGTGCGTGATTCCTCAGAGACAACCACAAAGTATGTTCAGTTTTATTTGCCACAATCGGTCGGACTTTCTTTTTCTGCAGAGACAACTAACAAAATTCTAAAACAATATGCGGCCTATGTGGAAAAAACAGAAGACGGTCAAAGTTTTGACCACTCAACCTACATTTATGTATTGGATAAAAATCGGAAGACTCGAAAACTTATCAAGTCCACCGATTCTAAAGAAGTGATTACCAAATCAATACAGGCATTAAGCGGCAATTCCGTTGAGTCGAAGTAA
- a CDS encoding DUF4384 domain-containing protein gives MMKHFWTLSCIISLSIFSSDKIGRLPVYKIAVEAVSQTEDSFTLRDFIKEQIQSTSRGVLSLSLKRQEASVWEFDKEGNPSTKTLESLQKLTNTDKLVLVSTEDGQAIISFVDVLQQKLEYRNSLPDSLSKTLVSDFLGFLDKKNIYLALSETGSGSNAQLKINSLKPTYIAGEPIRFEIESTEDNYVYVVLVPENQKGEPVLLFPNQIQNDNFVRKGDRVTIPDKRISFKASATPSKDRIRAFASREEWKEFQLRGKKEDSFYRLLPPAVTGTKTIARSMMVVPNTLTASIEQSPVMEWEYQILSR, from the coding sequence ATGATGAAACATTTTTGGACTCTCTCCTGCATCATTTCCCTTTCTATCTTTTCTTCGGATAAGATAGGAAGGCTTCCCGTTTATAAAATTGCGGTCGAAGCAGTATCCCAAACAGAGGATAGTTTTACTTTGCGAGATTTTATTAAAGAACAAATCCAATCTACTTCACGAGGGGTGCTCTCTCTTTCGTTAAAAAGGCAAGAGGCCAGTGTTTGGGAATTCGACAAAGAAGGGAATCCCTCTACCAAGACCCTTGAAAGTTTGCAAAAACTAACCAACACAGACAAACTTGTTCTAGTTTCCACGGAGGATGGACAGGCGATCATTTCTTTTGTGGATGTTCTACAGCAAAAATTGGAATATAGAAATTCTTTGCCAGATAGTCTCTCAAAAACTTTGGTTTCTGACTTCCTAGGATTTCTGGACAAAAAAAATATCTACTTAGCGCTTTCTGAAACTGGATCTGGGTCCAATGCCCAACTTAAAATCAATTCTCTAAAACCGACCTACATAGCAGGGGAACCCATCCGTTTCGAAATTGAATCCACAGAAGATAATTACGTATATGTGGTTCTTGTTCCAGAAAACCAAAAAGGGGAACCAGTCCTCCTTTTCCCTAATCAAATCCAAAATGATAACTTTGTACGCAAAGGGGATCGAGTGACCATACCTGATAAACGAATTTCGTTTAAAGCTTCTGCTACCCCATCCAAAGATCGCATTCGCGCCTTTGCTTCCAGGGAAGAATGGAAAGAGTTCCAACTGAGAGGAAAAAAAGAAGATTCCTTTTATAGGCTCCTCCCTCCAGCAGTTACGGGAACCAAAACGATTGCTAGGTCTATGATGGTGGTTCCCAACACTCTCACCGCGTCGATCGAACAAAGTCCAGTGATGGAGTGGGAATACCAAATCCTTTCCCGATAA
- a CDS encoding copper chaperone PCu(A)C produces MLRKINITNAGILLLIQVNLFVFCHKPTDPIRLWMTPPPEVAKTAAVYGEIRNPYSNDIEIRTIVSNGYKTVDFHETSLDNQSGVARMRKLNYPIILKANETIELVRSGKHLMLYDKINHSGNLELKIQFSNGESRTVIVEEKTL; encoded by the coding sequence TTGTTACGAAAGATAAATATAACAAATGCAGGAATTCTGTTACTAATTCAAGTCAATTTGTTTGTTTTCTGTCACAAACCGACAGATCCCATCCGGCTGTGGATGACACCACCTCCAGAAGTAGCAAAAACTGCCGCAGTCTATGGAGAAATTCGAAACCCTTATTCGAACGATATTGAAATTCGAACCATTGTTAGTAATGGATATAAAACAGTCGATTTCCATGAAACCAGTTTAGACAATCAATCGGGCGTTGCCAGGATGCGGAAATTGAATTATCCTATTATACTGAAAGCCAATGAAACCATTGAACTTGTGCGATCAGGGAAACATTTGATGTTATATGATAAAATAAATCATTCAGGAAATTTGGAGTTAAAAATCCAATTCTCGAATGGAGAAAGTCGAACCGTAATTGTGGAAGAGAAAACTTTATGA
- a CDS encoding alpha/beta hydrolase, producing MRIIIKWVIAITLILSSFLVSTYNWSTGEYNYDSSRKFENFDAFYQNELELSAKENTKPNNEELLVRVSEEKTPITIIYIHGFGASRGEGEEVTNKLTEYFGANTYYLRLPGHGTNAEDHLHTNFQKYLQDAEDSLIYARELGHKTVLVGTSMGGNIATYLAAKHPDLVDSLVLASPFYDFDDPSAHIFRFHWGKSFINTIKGEMRISKTDPRDESAKYWYLDQYFGAIQNILDLKRFMDKQNPYPNITAPTLLMYYYKSEREHDFVASIPAMLKVYDAIQSGTNPNPKNKLLKIENGSHVLLSKYVKSDKELIERELIQFIKETTGAEEVKKSKKSKR from the coding sequence ATGAGAATAATAATCAAATGGGTGATAGCAATCACTCTCATTCTTTCTTCATTTCTAGTATCCACTTACAACTGGTCTACCGGTGAATACAATTATGATTCCTCTCGTAAATTCGAAAATTTTGATGCCTTTTACCAGAACGAACTCGAACTGAGTGCGAAAGAAAACACGAAACCGAACAACGAAGAACTACTGGTTCGAGTTTCGGAAGAAAAAACACCTATAACAATTATCTACATCCATGGATTTGGTGCAAGCCGAGGAGAAGGAGAAGAAGTCACAAACAAACTCACTGAATACTTTGGTGCCAATACATATTACTTAAGACTACCTGGACATGGAACCAATGCAGAAGACCACCTACACACCAATTTTCAGAAATACCTACAAGATGCAGAAGATAGTTTAATTTATGCAAGAGAACTTGGCCACAAAACTGTGTTAGTGGGAACGAGCATGGGTGGGAATATTGCAACTTATTTAGCAGCAAAACATCCTGACCTGGTTGACTCGCTTGTGCTTGCGTCTCCATTTTATGATTTTGATGATCCGAGCGCCCATATCTTTCGGTTTCACTGGGGAAAATCCTTTATCAATACCATCAAAGGTGAAATGCGTATTTCAAAAACAGATCCAAGAGATGAGTCAGCAAAATATTGGTATTTAGATCAGTATTTCGGTGCCATTCAGAATATTTTAGATCTAAAACGTTTTATGGACAAACAAAATCCTTATCCTAATATAACTGCGCCCACCTTACTTATGTATTACTACAAATCAGAAAGAGAACATGATTTTGTCGCTTCCATTCCTGCCATGTTAAAGGTTTATGATGCAATCCAATCAGGAACAAATCCCAATCCCAAAAACAAACTCTTAAAAATAGAAAACGGATCTCATGTTTTACTTTCAAAATATGTAAAGTCTGATAAAGAACTTATCGAAAGGGAACTCATTCAGTTCATCAAGGAAACAACAGGTGCTGAAGAAGTAAAAAAATCAAAGAAATCCAAACGATAA
- a CDS encoding M3 family metallopeptidase translates to MFPEFHSDNLPKKESAILEKMESNKQFIQTLLKIEKPTFQNFAKPYQRIQTELGDLVTEISHLNSVKNNDESQTIYSRLLPKLSEYYTDLGQNEEIFATLLKIQTSEQDLNPEALKVLENEIRDFRLSGVGLNSETKNALKEIRIRQSDLSNQFSQNVLNATNAFALYLSEADVVGLPESEKISAKQEDGTFKFTLHFPSYIAYMTYGENREIRKKLYDGYCTRAPENGKLMEEILELRDKEAKLLGFPTFSHLSLATKVADTPEQVIDFLDHLAKKAKPIALQELNDIKNFAKKLGHEDLEPWDLTYYSEKLKKESFSYDEEIYRPYLEKETVISGTFQFLEKLLGIKFQQVITPVWEPSVLCYNLIVEGEIRSRLYLDLEVRTEKKGGAWMHNWKPHFQDETGKTELPVAFVVASFPKATNTQPSLLRPSDVVTLFHELGHALHHLLSRVKEAFVSGVNGVEWDAVEFPSQFLENFAYEPKVLELFAKHYQTKEPIPNSYIETMVKAKNFMSAMGVVRQLEFAKFDMLIHMEKPNESRVQEILDQVRKEVCVVFPPTYNKFQNSFTHIFAGGYAAGYYSYKWAELLSANAYYSFVDRGVFDLEHAAHFRKTILEKGGSASAMDLFRDFYGRDPEIDALLRLNGIAA, encoded by the coding sequence ATGTTTCCTGAATTTCATTCTGATAATCTTCCTAAAAAAGAATCCGCCATTTTAGAAAAAATGGAGTCCAACAAACAGTTCATTCAAACCCTATTAAAAATAGAAAAACCGACTTTTCAAAACTTTGCAAAACCCTACCAAAGAATCCAAACAGAACTTGGTGACCTTGTTACAGAAATTTCCCATCTCAATTCAGTCAAAAACAATGATGAGAGCCAAACTATCTATAGCCGACTTTTGCCAAAACTCAGTGAATACTATACAGACCTTGGTCAAAACGAAGAAATCTTTGCTACACTTTTAAAAATCCAAACTTCGGAACAAGATTTGAATCCCGAAGCATTGAAAGTATTAGAAAATGAAATCAGAGACTTCCGGTTATCAGGAGTGGGTTTGAATTCAGAAACCAAAAACGCATTAAAGGAAATTCGGATTCGTCAATCGGATCTTTCCAACCAATTTTCACAGAACGTCCTCAATGCGACCAATGCATTTGCACTTTATCTTTCAGAAGCTGATGTTGTTGGACTACCCGAAAGTGAAAAAATCTCCGCCAAACAAGAAGACGGAACCTTTAAATTCACCCTGCACTTCCCATCTTACATTGCTTATATGACTTATGGCGAAAATAGAGAGATCCGAAAAAAACTCTATGATGGTTACTGCACAAGAGCCCCAGAAAATGGAAAACTAATGGAAGAGATTTTGGAACTCCGAGATAAGGAAGCAAAACTTCTTGGATTTCCAACATTCTCTCATTTGAGTTTGGCAACTAAGGTTGCCGACACTCCTGAACAAGTAATCGATTTTTTAGACCATTTAGCCAAAAAAGCCAAACCTATCGCCTTACAAGAACTAAATGATATCAAAAATTTTGCGAAAAAATTAGGACATGAAGATCTTGAGCCATGGGACCTTACCTACTATTCTGAAAAACTAAAAAAGGAATCCTTTTCTTACGATGAGGAAATCTACCGCCCCTATCTAGAGAAAGAAACCGTCATTTCAGGAACCTTCCAGTTCTTAGAAAAACTTTTAGGAATCAAGTTCCAACAAGTGATCACTCCCGTTTGGGAACCGTCTGTTCTTTGTTATAACCTAATTGTGGAAGGAGAAATACGCTCTCGACTCTATTTGGATTTAGAAGTCCGAACCGAAAAAAAAGGTGGGGCCTGGATGCATAACTGGAAGCCCCATTTCCAAGATGAAACTGGCAAAACAGAACTTCCTGTAGCCTTTGTGGTTGCTAGTTTTCCCAAAGCCACAAATACACAACCCTCACTGCTTCGGCCAAGCGATGTGGTAACACTTTTTCATGAGTTGGGACACGCCCTTCATCACTTGCTCTCTCGTGTTAAGGAAGCCTTTGTAAGTGGGGTCAATGGTGTGGAATGGGATGCGGTCGAGTTTCCATCACAATTTTTAGAAAACTTTGCCTACGAACCCAAAGTTTTAGAACTTTTCGCCAAACACTACCAGACAAAAGAACCAATCCCCAATTCCTATATAGAAACAATGGTAAAGGCCAAAAACTTTATGTCAGCAATGGGTGTCGTGAGACAGTTAGAATTTGCAAAGTTTGATATGTTAATCCATATGGAAAAACCAAATGAATCTAGAGTTCAAGAAATCTTAGACCAAGTGAGAAAAGAGGTCTGTGTTGTATTCCCACCCACATACAATAAATTCCAAAACTCATTCACTCATATCTTTGCTGGTGGGTATGCAGCCGGATACTATTCTTACAAATGGGCCGAGTTACTTTCCGCAAACGCCTACTACTCATTTGTCGATCGGGGTGTTTTTGACTTAGAACATGCTGCTCATTTTAGAAAAACAATTCTAGAAAAAGGTGGGTCGGCAAGTGCCATGGACCTATTCCGTGATTTTTATGGAAGAGATCCAGAGATCGATGCATTACTTCGACTCAACGGAATTGCCGCTTAA
- a CDS encoding phosphoesterase — MLFNVPGPMIDANRQTTERPSLWKYRYVLVLLSLFGILVVYQLAVVLLLRKSVDLSISPFQGSNLVNPYQNWDEDGGEKISLHAHSDEVWFTPERHTVKEIQSEYKKEGFSNVAITDYGQISETENSDYIRGLEWGQNLKKRHLLAIGIKKSFYDYFPIYATRENLNWVMDRMKKLGGYVIIPHPKLFDSFTREEMSAIGGFQAVEVYSPFGDDTKILDSLLSQGRNVHCMASDDLHYFPETSIKNFDQPTWKNIIQTLGNQRGRKGESFLRYIVTAEGIKDQTSVLSSLQTGSFYCVKKFFQGAEDPKVPKIQITKNNTIQLNSKERYLEIRFIGQMGEVLQVNPDTNKAEYTFQEKDSYVRLEMIALTGSILSNAIYRN, encoded by the coding sequence ATGCTTTTCAATGTTCCCGGACCTATGATTGACGCAAATAGGCAAACTACGGAGCGACCTTCTCTGTGGAAATACCGGTATGTGCTCGTTCTCCTGTCATTATTTGGAATTTTGGTTGTTTACCAACTAGCAGTTGTATTACTCCTTCGAAAGTCTGTTGATTTGTCTATTTCCCCGTTCCAAGGGTCGAATCTTGTTAATCCTTACCAAAATTGGGATGAGGACGGTGGAGAAAAAATCTCCCTTCATGCACATTCGGATGAAGTTTGGTTTACACCCGAACGACATACAGTAAAAGAAATCCAATCAGAATACAAAAAAGAGGGCTTTTCCAACGTTGCCATCACCGACTATGGACAAATTTCAGAAACAGAAAATTCTGATTACATTCGCGGATTGGAATGGGGACAAAATTTAAAGAAACGCCATCTTCTTGCGATCGGAATCAAAAAGTCTTTTTATGATTATTTTCCAATATATGCAACCCGTGAAAATTTAAATTGGGTAATGGATCGTATGAAAAAGTTAGGTGGCTATGTCATCATTCCTCATCCAAAACTATTCGATTCATTTACTAGAGAAGAGATGTCCGCAATTGGTGGATTTCAGGCTGTGGAAGTGTATTCTCCTTTTGGAGACGATACAAAAATTTTGGATTCGCTTCTCAGCCAAGGACGAAACGTTCATTGTATGGCAAGTGATGACCTACATTATTTTCCCGAGACTTCTATTAAGAATTTTGACCAACCGACTTGGAAAAACATCATCCAAACTCTTGGAAATCAAAGAGGGCGTAAGGGTGAGAGTTTTCTACGTTACATAGTGACTGCTGAAGGTATTAAGGATCAAACTTCCGTATTATCTTCTCTCCAGACTGGATCTTTCTATTGTGTTAAAAAATTCTTTCAAGGTGCAGAGGATCCTAAGGTTCCGAAGATCCAAATCACAAAGAACAATACGATCCAACTGAATTCAAAAGAACGTTATTTAGAAATTCGTTTTATCGGACAAATGGGTGAAGTTTTGCAAGTCAATCCAGATACAAACAAGGCTGAGTATACTTTCCAAGAAAAGGACTCTTATGTGCGGCTGGAGATGATCGCCCTTACAGGATCCATTCTCTCCAACGCAATTTATAGAAATTAG
- a CDS encoding thiol-disulfide oxidoreductase DCC family protein, producing MPPEKSKIVFFDGVCHLCMGSVQFLLKQNQKENLFFSSIGSETFLSLLPKDSYPKLPDSILYWKEGTLYLESDAVLQLTRELKFPWPWFYGFWIFPRFLRNPIYRFIAKHRYQWFGKAEACMVPSPNIKKRFLN from the coding sequence ATGCCACCGGAAAAAAGTAAAATTGTTTTCTTTGATGGGGTTTGCCATTTGTGTATGGGTTCGGTTCAGTTTCTTTTGAAACAAAACCAGAAAGAGAATTTATTCTTTTCCAGCATTGGATCTGAGACCTTTTTATCTCTCCTTCCAAAAGATTCTTATCCGAAACTTCCCGACAGCATCCTGTATTGGAAGGAAGGGACTTTATATTTAGAGTCAGATGCCGTTTTGCAACTGACAAGGGAACTCAAATTTCCTTGGCCATGGTTCTATGGGTTTTGGATTTTCCCTCGTTTCCTTCGTAATCCCATTTACCGATTCATCGCCAAACACCGTTATCAGTGGTTTGGCAAAGCAGAGGCCTGTATGGTTCCTTCACCAAATATCAAAAAAAGGTTTTTAAATTAA
- a CDS encoding ArnT family glycosyltransferase → MKFLSVHRTFLVLFCILIVFLFYGNSSPLVDQDEAAYAGFSRTMLETGDYLSMDFPYSTPHRKPPLHFWITSSFFQIFGPSEWVLRLFPALCILGTSLLTYHLTNVMYGSRTALYAFSILSFSLYFPLNGKIALVDSLLVFFGMSGFVSLYHWIQSKMKIFAFLFWLSVSLGLLVKGPPILIFLGGTCVLLLSVNQIRSQIWKLNPFLWLPVAFIPLLRWGYLSWQKDNGALIQWMLDWYVLRRATDPVFGQSGPPGTYLMLFAVTLFPWTRIYLSFLNENGWKLFAYLKTGGFAFLKSLLPWNWKGIDPKFTPKRFLLLGLGFSWIFYECLASKLPSYPLSAYPILAILLGDQLARKHNQIYMYRIYLTVSLVMIATISFILLPRFSEMRTDTKRAATVIQSLVPPNETLHSFGDFGIPSFAYYYHRPIKEITWEELQTTKGYFLVSESDFLIWKGLGFEWETKGELLTIYAYDRNKKLTLRLVKTKGL, encoded by the coding sequence GTGAAATTCTTATCTGTTCATCGCACCTTCCTAGTCCTATTTTGTATTCTTATCGTATTTTTATTCTATGGAAATTCCTCTCCCCTTGTTGACCAAGATGAGGCCGCTTATGCAGGTTTTTCTAGGACTATGTTGGAAACCGGGGACTATCTCAGCATGGATTTTCCCTACTCCACACCGCATAGAAAACCACCTCTCCATTTTTGGATTACCTCTTCTTTTTTCCAAATTTTTGGACCTTCTGAGTGGGTGTTACGCCTTTTCCCTGCCCTTTGTATTTTGGGAACCAGTTTATTAACCTATCATCTTACAAACGTTATGTATGGATCAAGAACAGCATTATATGCTTTCAGTATCCTTAGTTTTTCTTTGTATTTCCCACTCAATGGAAAGATCGCCTTAGTGGATTCTCTTTTAGTATTTTTTGGAATGAGTGGATTTGTTTCTCTTTACCACTGGATTCAATCCAAAATGAAAATCTTTGCCTTTTTATTTTGGCTTAGTGTGAGCCTTGGCCTTCTTGTCAAAGGTCCACCAATTCTCATCTTTCTTGGGGGAACTTGTGTCTTACTTTTAAGCGTAAATCAAATCCGTTCGCAAATTTGGAAATTAAATCCATTTTTATGGCTTCCAGTCGCATTCATTCCGCTTTTGCGTTGGGGTTATCTTTCTTGGCAAAAAGACAATGGGGCACTCATCCAATGGATGTTGGATTGGTATGTCCTTCGCAGAGCAACGGATCCCGTATTTGGACAATCAGGTCCTCCTGGCACTTATCTCATGTTATTTGCAGTGACTCTATTTCCTTGGACTAGAATCTATCTTTCTTTCTTAAATGAAAACGGATGGAAATTATTTGCTTATCTAAAAACCGGAGGATTCGCATTTTTAAAAAGTCTACTCCCTTGGAATTGGAAAGGAATTGATCCAAAGTTTACACCCAAACGATTTTTACTCCTTGGACTTGGTTTTTCTTGGATCTTTTATGAATGTTTGGCAAGTAAACTCCCCTCCTATCCTTTAAGTGCCTATCCCATCCTTGCCATTCTCCTTGGAGACCAACTAGCAAGAAAACACAATCAGATTTATATGTACCGAATTTATCTCACCGTATCGCTTGTGATGATAGCAACCATTTCTTTTATTTTACTTCCTCGGTTTTCAGAAATGAGAACAGATACTAAGAGGGCTGCAACTGTGATTCAAAGTTTAGTTCCACCAAATGAAACCTTACACTCATTTGGTGATTTTGGAATTCCAAGTTTTGCCTATTATTACCACAGGCCCATAAAAGAAATCACTTGGGAAGAACTACAAACCACCAAGGGATATTTCCTAGTCTCCGAATCAGATTTTCTGATTTGGAAGGGACTTGGATTCGAATGGGAAACTAAGGGAGAACTGCTGACTATTTATGCTTACGATCGAAATAAAAAGTTAACACTTAGGCTTGTAAAAACCAAAGGACTTTAA